The nucleotide window GATCGGGCCTGGCGCCACGCTATTGACACGGATGCCCTGCGACGCAAGAGACATGGCAAGGGAACGTGTGAAAGAAACGATCGCACCTTTTGTTGAAGAGTAATCAATCAGCTTCTCATTGCCCTTATAGGCTGTTATAGATGAAGTGTTAATGATGGTGCTTCCTTTTTCAAGGTGAGGAAGCACCGACTTGGTCAAATGGAAAATCGAGAATACATTCGTACGGAACGTCTTCTCCAGCTGTTGTGCAGAGATATCAAGCAAGCTCTTTTGCGGATGCTGCTCAGCCGCGTTATTGACAAGGATGTCAATTTTGCCGAACTCATCAAGTGTTTTCTTGGCAGCTTCCTCACAGAACTGCTCGCTGCCAACGTCCCCGGCCAGGAGCAGGCATTTTCTGCCTTCAGCCTCAACAAGCTCCTTCGTCGTTTTGGCATCATTGCTTTCCTCAAGATAGACAATCGCTACATCAGCACCCTCTTTTGCATAATAGATTGCCACTGATTTGCCAATGCCGCTATCTCCTCCAGTGATCAAAGCAACCTTGCCAGATAATTTCCCGGACCCTTTAAAATTTTCATCTACCGATTTCGGTTCAGGATTCATCTCCGGCTCCGTACCAGGCTGATGATCCTGATGCTGAGGCGGAAATCCCTGCTTATTCTTCTCGTTAGCCATAGAACACGTCACTCCTTCGATTTGATTCAACACTTATTAAATTCCTTTAAAATCCAGAGAAAAAACATGGAAATTACTTCTTTAAAAATTGTGTGATTGAAAATGACGGACAAAACAGGAGTAAAGGAAGTGATATTCTGTCCGTCATGGAGCCGATGACGGACAGAAAAATAAGGAATTGGAAGTTTTCTGTCCATCATTAAGGCGATGACCAAAATAGGAGATCCAAGTCGGATTTCTGTCCATCATGGAACCGATGACCGACAGAAAAGGAAATCCAAGACGAATTTCTGTCCATCATGAAAGCAATGACGGACAAAAAGACGGAAGAGGTAAAGAGTTTTGTCCATCAAAAAAGCGGCCCTCAAAAAGGAGCCGCTTCAATTCATTACTGTAGTTTATTTTTAAAGATAAAGTATGTCTTGTACCCGCCAGTCAGGTTCTTGACTTTGAATCCGTTCTGTTGAAGGATTCGGGAAGCAAGGTATCCTCTTAGGCCAACCTGGCAAGTGATCAGGATTGTTTCGTCTTGTGGAAGCTCATCAAGGCGGCTGCGAAGCTCATCAAGCGGGATGTTCTTTGTACCTTCGATTTTGCCTTGTGCGTGTTCTTTCTCGGTACGGACGTCGATCATGAACATACCTTCCTTAATCAGGTCATCCACTTCATAGTGCTGGACAGTTTCAATTGTACCGTCAACAATATTGGATGCTACGTAACCAGCCATGTTTACTGGGTCTTTAGCAGAAGAGAATGGTGGTGCGTACGCAAGTTCTAGTTCCTGAAGGTCATAGACATTCAATCCCCCTTTGATCGCTGTTGCAATGACATCGATTCGCTTATCGACACCATCTTTACCAACTGCCTGTGCACCGAAAATCTTGCCTGTTTCTCTGTCAAAGATGACTTTTAGCGAGATTTGCTCTGCACCAGGGTAATAGCCGGCATGTGACAGCGGGTGAATATGGACCACTTCATATGGAATTCCAAGTCTGCGCAATAGCTTTTCACTGTTGCCAGTAGTAGCTGCTGTCAATTCGAATACCTTAACGATAGAAGTACCGAGTGTTCCAGGGTACGCAATTTTACGTCCATTGATATGATGTCCAACAATATGTGCCTGGCGGTTCGCAGGCCATGCGAGCGGAATCATCGTTGGCTGACCATTGATGTAGTCAGTCACTTCGATTGCATCTCCCATTCCATAGATGGATTCATCAGAGGTTTGCAGATATTCATTTACCTTGATACCGCCGCGTTCTCCAAGGTCAAGGCCAGCATCTGCTGCAAGTTTGTTTTCCGGACGTACACCGATTGACAGGATGATCAATTCAGCATCAAGGACCTTTCCGCTTTCAAGGACAACCTTTGTGCCATTTTCCTGTACATCTGTAATGCCATCTCCAAGAATCAGCTCCACGCCATTCTTTCTTAACTCATCTTCAACGATTGCCGCCATTTCTGGGTCAACTGGACCCATTACCTGGGGCAACTTTTCTACAAGAGTGACATTCACGCCGGCGTGAACAAGGTTTTCTGCCATTTCAAGGCCGATAAAGCCGCCGCCGATCACAACTGCATTCTTTGGCTTGTTGTCTTCAAGATAGGCTTTGATCTTATCCATATCAGGAATATTTCTAAGTGTGAATACATTTGCGCTCTTCAATCCTTCGATTGGCGGGACGATTGGTTTTGCTCCCGGTGATAAAACAAGTACATCATAGCTTTCATTGTATTCTTCACCAGTCTGGACATGTTTGATTGAAACTGTTTTTTCTTCACGGTTGATTGCAGTCACTTCTGAGAAGTTGCGAATATCCAGGTTGTAGCGTGCATTCATGCCTTCAACAGTTTGAAGAAGCAATTTTTTGCGGTCTTCGATTACCCCGCTGATATGATATGGCAATCCGCAGTTTGCAAAAGAAATAAATTCTCCTCTTTCAAAAAGTACGATTTCAGCTTTTTCATCAAGTCTTCTAAGTTTGGTTGCAGTAGTTGCTCCACCTGCAACGCCGCCTACGATTACGATTTTTTTACCCATTGTATGATCATCCTTTCGGTCGAAAAAAATTAATTTTTTATACCCCTACTGGTATATTAACTCGAAAATAGAGGGAATCCAATAGAACTTTGTGAAGGATTTGTGAAAGTTATTTCGAATTCCCTATTCCAAACAGATAAATATCACACCAAGGAATAATACATTAATTTTAACGTGTAAATAGGATAATACCGTAGGTGGTTTGTGAACCATTCATGAACAATTGAAAATTAAGGACAATTAGGGACCTTTTTAGGCGCTATATAACTGGCTAAAATAATCGATATAAAACAAAAACGGACCCTGATTTCCAAGGTCCGTTTTCTCCCCATATTTAGTGTTGCCTTGCTATTAGCGATAATTCACGAATTGCACATCAACAGTCAAATCGGCTTCCTTGACGGCAGCAATGATCTTTTGCAGGTCATCGCGATTCTTCCCTGTCACGCGCACCTGATCGTCCTGGACTTGGCTCTTGACCTTCACACCGCTGTTTTTAATGATTGTGTTGATTTTTTTGGCGTTTTCTTTGTCAATGCCCTGCACGAGCTTTGCCCTTTGGCGGACAGTACCGCCTGCAGCACGTTCTACTTTTCCGTAATCCAGATTTTTTATAGGGATCCCGCGTTTGATCATTTTGCTGAATAGAACGTCCTTCAACTGGTCAAGCTTAAATTCATCATCAGAAATTAGGACGAGTTCTTCCTTATCAAGTGAAATATCACTTTTGCTTCCTTTAAAGTCGTAACGGTTTTGGATTTCCTTCATCGCAATGCTAATCGCATTGGTGACTTCAGACATATCTACTTTGGACACAATATCAAATGAGCTCTCTTTGGACATGGTTACCTCCGGGTTATGTAATTTATGCAGCGCTGGAGACAATGATTGTCCAGGCGCTTTCGCTTTTGCTTACATTATAGTAAAATATAGCAGTTCAAACAACTTTGCGTAATTTTAGGAAAGATGTTAATAACAAGGCAGGAGGGAATTTTTATGTCCTTGAATGAATATACAGGTCAGACTCAGGAATTGACCGTAGCAAGAATCGTGGATTACGGTTATTTTTTAACAGATGGAGAAGAAGATGTCTTGCTCCACTCCAATGATACCGACCGGACCTTTGAAGAAGGGGACAAGGTCGAGGTTTTCCTGTTTGTAGAATCAAGAGGCAGGCTGGCTGCGACGACCACCATTCCGAAAGTGCAAGTGGGACAATATGAGTGGGTATCCGTTGTCGATGTGAAGGAAGGAATCGGAGTATTCCTGGACATTGGCATCAGGAAGGATATTTTGCTGGGTGAGGAGGACTTGCCAGTTGTTAAATCGGTTTGGCCTCAAAAAGGGGATCTTCTTTATATTACGCTCCGTGTAAATCGCAATAATATGATTTACGCGCGGATGGCTACAGACCCTGTCATCCAGGAAATCTCTGTTGCAGCGAACAGAAGTGCTTTCAATAAAAATGTACATGGCTATGTATACCGTACGGCAAGGGTCGGCAGCTGGATGATCACTGCTGAAGGATATAAAGGCTTTATCCATGAATCACAGCGCCGGACAGAGCCGCGGATTGGCGAGAAAGTCGAAGGCCGGATCATCGATGTGAAGCCGGACGGTTCCGTCAATATCTCCCTGCTGCCACGCAAGCAGGAGGCACTTGATGAGGATGCCGAGAAAATAATGGCGTACCTTGATCTGCGGAATGGAGCAATGCCTTACCATGACAAGAGCATGGCTGAGGATATCCAGGAACGCTTCGGCATGAGCAAAGGCTCCTTCAAACGCGCACTTGGCAGACTAATGAAAGAAGACAAGGTGTACCAGGAAGAAAATTGGACATATAAAAAAGAAAAATAGAGCCGGCTGGCTCTATTTTTTTTACAAGTGATCTGTCTTCTTGGAATATTCGTTTTTGCCAGCCTTCCTATTCTTTTCACGCATCATATTTTTTTCATGGCGAAGGGCATTATTGTCCTTTGCTTTTTTATCGTTATCGGATGTATGCGGCATAATAAAAACTCCTTTCAGGTTAGGTACATTTTATTTTTCCTAAAACCTGAAAGGAGTATGTAGTTAAGATGGCTGTTTATTTAAAAAGAAAATGGCGATTGTGCCTGGACCTGTATGGGAGCCAACGGCGGCACCAATCGAAGTAATATAGACATCTTTTGCATGAAGTTCCTCAATGATCATATTCTTCATCTCAGTCGCTGTTTCGAGGTCATCGGCATGGCTGATGCCAACTACCTGTTCCTCAAAAGCCACTCCGCGCTCCTTCATCACTTCGATAATCCTGCGCAAAAGCTTCTTCTTGCCGCGGATTTTTTCCAGCGGAACTAATTTGCCGTCTTCAACATTAAGCAATGGTTTAATATTCAAAAGCCCGCCGACAAACGCAGATGCTTTGGACACACGCCCGCCCTTTGCAAGGTGGTCGAGGTCATCAACGGAAAATAGATGTTCCATATGCTCGCTATGGAATTGCACCGCTTTAACAATTTCCTCCTTAGAGTAGTTTTCCTTTGCCATGCGGACTGCCTCCATGACAACTAGGCCTTGTCCAAGGGAAGCACATTTTGTATCAATCACCGACAAGTTGAAATCAGGATATTCTTCTTTGACCTGTTCGGAAATCATTACCGCTGTTTGGTATGTACCAGATAACTCAGAGGAGAACGCTATGTATATACCTTCTTGTTTATTTTCGGCCATTTCTGTAAAAACTTCTTTAAAACCAGCAGGGGAAGCCTGTGAGGTTTTAGGAAGATTGCCAGCACGTATTGCATCATATACCTGTTTTGGCTGGATTGTTCTTAAATCTTCATATTCTGTCCCATCAATATGGACTTTTAACGGGAATAAAATAGCGCCATTTTCTTCATAAAAATCCAATGGCAAATCACATGCACTGTCAGCCAAGATTTTTACTGACATGACTTTCACCTGCTTTCAACCTTTATATGTTAATAGTTTATCGGGAATATGGGAAAAAGACAATTAAATGTAGTGATTTTCGGCAAAATAGGGGTAGAGGAAGAATAGAAAAGAATAAGGGGGATTTACATGGTCTGGTTGGAAACGAAAAAAATCTTCATCGTGGTGATCGGTGCATTCTTAAATGCATTGTCACTGAATTTCTTCTTAATCCCGGCAAATGTCTACGCAAGCGGCTTTACCGGTATTGCCCAGCTCGTTTCAAGCATACTTGGTGAATTTGCGCCATTTAATATTTCTACAGGAATCCTTCTTTTACTGCTAAATATTCCGGTGACCATCCTTGGATGGAAAAAGGTAGGGAAATCATTTACCTTCTATAGCTTCATTTCAGTATTGCTTTCATCAATCTTTCTTGAAATCCTTCCGGTTAAAGAAGTATCAGGTGATATCCTGCTGAATGCAGTTTTTGGAGGAGTCATTGCTGCGCTGGGCGTTGGGCTGACATTAAAATGGGGCGCTTCGACTGGCGGCATGGACATTATTGCAATGGTACTATCCCGCATGAATGATCGCCCGGTTGGTACATATTTCTTTACATTGAATGGCATCATTATAATGACTGCTGGTTACATCTTCGGCTGGGAAAATGCGCT belongs to Mesobacillus sp. AQ2 and includes:
- a CDS encoding SDR family oxidoreductase; this encodes MANEKNKQGFPPQHQDHQPGTEPEMNPEPKSVDENFKGSGKLSGKVALITGGDSGIGKSVAIYYAKEGADVAIVYLEESNDAKTTKELVEAEGRKCLLLAGDVGSEQFCEEAAKKTLDEFGKIDILVNNAAEQHPQKSLLDISAQQLEKTFRTNVFSIFHLTKSVLPHLEKGSTIINTSSITAYKGNEKLIDYSSTKGAIVSFTRSLAMSLASQGIRVNSVAPGPIWTPLIPSTFTAEEVAKFGTNAPMGRAGQPYELAPAYVYLASDDSTYVSGQTIHVNGGTIVNG
- a CDS encoding CoA-disulfide reductase; this encodes MGKKIVIVGGVAGGATTATKLRRLDEKAEIVLFERGEFISFANCGLPYHISGVIEDRKKLLLQTVEGMNARYNLDIRNFSEVTAINREEKTVSIKHVQTGEEYNESYDVLVLSPGAKPIVPPIEGLKSANVFTLRNIPDMDKIKAYLEDNKPKNAVVIGGGFIGLEMAENLVHAGVNVTLVEKLPQVMGPVDPEMAAIVEDELRKNGVELILGDGITDVQENGTKVVLESGKVLDAELIILSIGVRPENKLAADAGLDLGERGGIKVNEYLQTSDESIYGMGDAIEVTDYINGQPTMIPLAWPANRQAHIVGHHINGRKIAYPGTLGTSIVKVFELTAATTGNSEKLLRRLGIPYEVVHIHPLSHAGYYPGAEQISLKVIFDRETGKIFGAQAVGKDGVDKRIDVIATAIKGGLNVYDLQELELAYAPPFSSAKDPVNMAGYVASNIVDGTIETVQHYEVDDLIKEGMFMIDVRTEKEHAQGKIEGTKNIPLDELRSRLDELPQDETILITCQVGLRGYLASRILQQNGFKVKNLTGGYKTYFIFKNKLQ
- a CDS encoding YajQ family cyclic di-GMP-binding protein, coding for MSKESSFDIVSKVDMSEVTNAISIAMKEIQNRYDFKGSKSDISLDKEELVLISDDEFKLDQLKDVLFSKMIKRGIPIKNLDYGKVERAAGGTVRQRAKLVQGIDKENAKKINTIIKNSGVKVKSQVQDDQVRVTGKNRDDLQKIIAAVKEADLTVDVQFVNYR
- a CDS encoding S1-like domain-containing RNA-binding protein, which gives rise to MSLNEYTGQTQELTVARIVDYGYFLTDGEEDVLLHSNDTDRTFEEGDKVEVFLFVESRGRLAATTTIPKVQVGQYEWVSVVDVKEGIGVFLDIGIRKDILLGEEDLPVVKSVWPQKGDLLYITLRVNRNNMIYARMATDPVIQEISVAANRSAFNKNVHGYVYRTARVGSWMITAEGYKGFIHESQRRTEPRIGEKVEGRIIDVKPDGSVNISLLPRKQEALDEDAEKIMAYLDLRNGAMPYHDKSMAEDIQERFGMSKGSFKRALGRLMKEDKVYQEENWTYKKEK
- a CDS encoding DUF3941 domain-containing protein gives rise to the protein MPHTSDNDKKAKDNNALRHEKNMMREKNRKAGKNEYSKKTDHL
- a CDS encoding DegV family protein; translation: MSVKILADSACDLPLDFYEENGAILFPLKVHIDGTEYEDLRTIQPKQVYDAIRAGNLPKTSQASPAGFKEVFTEMAENKQEGIYIAFSSELSGTYQTAVMISEQVKEEYPDFNLSVIDTKCASLGQGLVVMEAVRMAKENYSKEEIVKAVQFHSEHMEHLFSVDDLDHLAKGGRVSKASAFVGGLLNIKPLLNVEDGKLVPLEKIRGKKKLLRRIIEVMKERGVAFEEQVVGISHADDLETATEMKNMIIEELHAKDVYITSIGAAVGSHTGPGTIAIFFLNKQPS
- a CDS encoding YitT family protein, which codes for MVWLETKKIFIVVIGAFLNALSLNFFLIPANVYASGFTGIAQLVSSILGEFAPFNISTGILLLLLNIPVTILGWKKVGKSFTFYSFISVLLSSIFLEILPVKEVSGDILLNAVFGGVIAALGVGLTLKWGASTGGMDIIAMVLSRMNDRPVGTYFFTLNGIIIMTAGYIFGWENALYTLVALYVSTRVIDAIHTRHEKLTAMIVTKKSDELKKAIHDKLVRGITLLPAKGAFSGEQKEMLIIVVTRYELYDLEHIIKEVDPHAFTNIVETAGIFGFFRRE